GCGGGCTCGGCCGGGCGGTCGTGCCGGAAGGCGTGCCGCGAGCCGCTCGGGTGGAGGAGGAAGCGGCCGAAGACGACGATCATGTAGGCGAGCAGGGCGAGGGAGGGCAATTGCGCGTCCACAGGACGGCGGCCTCATGGGCCTCGACGTAGGTGCGCAGGGCTGACAAGGGACGTGCTCCCGTGGTCGGCGGACCGGGCCGGGCTGGTGCGGTCCGCTGCGCCGTCGCATGCGGGAAGGCCCTGCAAATGTCTCTTTCCACCCTCAAGCGGGCAAAACGGAAATCGGGCCGGTGTGCCCACCCTCACAGCGGCGGCCGGCCCCCCGGCGGCTCCGTAGACTGACCCCGTGAGCGACAAGGCCGAGCAGAACCCGTACACCATCCGCCCCGACGGCGCCGAGCCCGCGGACGCCCTGCGGGACGTCGAGCAGGAACTCGCCAAGCGCTGGCCGGAGAACAAGCTGGAGCCCTCGCTCGACCGGATCGAAGCGCTGATGGACATCCTCGGCCAGCCCCAGCGGGCCTTCCCGTCGATCCACATCACCGGCACCAACGGCAAGACCTCCACCGCCCGGATGGTCGAGCAGCTGCTCAACACCTTCGAGCTGCGCACCGGCCGCTACACCAGCCCGCACGTGGAGTCCGTCACGGAGCGGATCAGCCTGGACGGCAGCCCGATCAGCGTCGAGCGCTTCGTCGAGACCTACCGCGACATCGAGCCGTACGTGCGGATGGTCGACGAGGGCCAGCCGGTGGCGATGTCCTTCTTCGAGGTGCTGACCGGCATGGCGTACGCCGCCTTCGCCGACACCCCGGTGGACGTCGCGGTGGTCGAGGTCGGCATGGGCGGCTCCTGGGACGCCACCAACGTGATCGACGCGGCCGTCTCGGTGATCACCCCGATCTCGCTCGACCACACCGACAAGCTCGGCTCCACCACCGGCGAGATCGCCGTCGAGAAGTCCGGGATCGTCAAGCCGGGGGCGATCGCGGTGGTCGCCCAGCAGCCGCTGGACGCCGCCCGGACGATCCTCGAGCGCGCCGTCGAGGTCGACGCCACGGTGGCCCGCGAGGGCATGGAGTTCGGCGTGCGCCACCGCGAGGTGGCCATCGGCGGTCAGCTGATCACGCTGCGCGGGCTCGGCGGCGAGGACTACGAGGACATCTTCATCCCGCTGCACGGGGAGCACCAGGCCCAGAACGCCTCGCTGGCGCTGGCCGCCGTGGAGGCCTTCTTCGGCGTCGGTGGCGCCCGCGGCGGCAAGCTCGACGTCGACAAGGTCCGCCAGGCCTTCTCCGGCGTCAGCTCGCCCGGCCGCCTGGAGGTCGTCCGGCGCAGCCCCACGATCCTGCTGGACGCGGCGCACAACCCGGCCGGCGCCGAGGCGACGGTCGCCGCGATCAGCGAGTCCTTCGGCTTCACCAAACTGGTCGGCGTGATCGGCACCAGCGGGGACAAGGACGTCTCGGGTCTGCTCTCGGCCTTCGAGCCGCTGCTCTCCGAGGTCGTCGTCACCCAGAACTCGACCCACCGCCGGATGCCGGTCGACGAGCTGGCCGCCGTCGCGGTCGAGATCTTCGGCGAGGACCGGGTGCAGGTCGAGCCGCGGCTGGACGAGGCCATCGACGCCGCCGTCACCCTGGCGGAGGAGGAGGGTGACCTCGGCGGCTGCGGCGTGCTGGTCACCGGTTCGGTCATCACGGTGGGCGAGGCGCGCCTGCTGCTCGGAAGGAAGTGACATGAGGACGCTCTGTTCCTCGACCCTGATCGGCGAGGTGCTGCTGATCATGTTCGCCGGGCTGGTGGCCACCCGGCTCACCGACGTCTCCGGCGCCACCGTCTGGACGGTCAGCGCCGTCGCGATGGTGCTCTGCGTACTGCTCTGCGGCATGATCACCCGCCCCGGCGCGGTGGCGGTCGGCTGGGGGCTGCAGATCGGCCTGATCGCCAGCGGCTTCCTGCTGCCGACGATGTTCGGCCTCGGCCTGGTCTTCGCCGGCCTGTGGTGGTGCTCGGTGCACTACGGCCGGAAGATCGACGAGATCAAGGCCGCCCGGGAGGCGCAGAGTGCCCAGCCGGCGGTAGTAGCCTGACGCCGGGCCCCGCACGCGCGGGGCGCCCCGACGGTCTTCGACGCTCGCCGGTCAGGGCCGGACCGACCCCGCAGGTCCGTGGGGGCGGGCCGATGAGCTGCGCCGCTCACGCAAGGTAACCTTCGGAGCAGCCGCATACACCATGCCGAACCGATTCCCCTGGAGCCGCACCGTGTCCCAGCGCACTCTCGTCCTGCTCAAGCCCGACGCCGTCAAGCGCGGCCTGGCCGGCGAGATCATCAGCCGTATCGAGCGCAAGGCCGGCTGGCAGCTCGCCGCGGTCGAACTGCGGACCTTCGACCGGGCGACGCTGGAGCAGCACTACGCGGAGCACGTCGGCCGCCCGTTCTACGAGCCGCTGCTCGACTTCATGACCTCCGGCCCGTCGATCGCGCTGATCGTCGAGGGCGAGAACGTCGTTCCGGGCATCCGCGCGCTGGCCGGTGCGACCGATCCGCTGCAGGCCGGGCCGGGCACGATCCGCGGTGACTTCGCCACCATCACCCGCGAGAACCTGATCCACGCCTCCGACTCGGAGACCTCCGCGGAGCGCGAGATCAAGATCTTCTTCCCCTCGCACGCGTGAGCGGACACCCCGGTCGGCCGCCCTTGGGCCGGCCGGGGCATTCTTATCGTAAATACGGAACTCCGGGCTCCGACACGGCGTCCCAATCCTCGTAGAAGCGATCACGCCCCGGACAATGGGTGCTGTCCCGTCCACCTCCGCCCGCCCGGACGGGCGTGGCTACGATGGACACAACTCATGGGCCCGGTACGGCTGCTCAGCTGGTGTCCGCCCTGTCACGGGCGTGCGCGATCGGTCCACCCCCGCCATTGACTCCGAGCCCGGGAAGGCACACCAACCCCATGGCCAACAACCTGTCGTTCATCGGCCGTGACATGGCGATCGACCTCGGCACTGCCAACACGCTGGTGTACGTCAGGGGCAAGGGGATCGTCCTCAACGAGCCGTCCGTGGTCGCGGTGAACACCAACACCGGCGGCATCCTCGCGGTCGGCTCCGAGGCCAAGAAGATGATCGGCCGGACCCCCGGCAACATCGTCGCCATCCGCCCGCTCAAGGACGGCGTGATCGCCGACTTCGAGATCACCGAGCGGATGCTCCGCTACTTCATCCTGAAGATCCACCGCCGCCGCTACCTGGCCCGCCCCCGCGTCGTGGTCTGCGTGCCCTCCGGCATCACGGGGGTCGAGCGCCGCGCCGTGATCGAGGCCAGCTCGCAGGCCGGCGCGCGCCAGGTGCACATCATCGAGGAGCCGATGGCGGCCGCGATCGGCGCGGGCCTGCCCGTGCACGAGGCCACCGGCAACATGGTCGTCGACATCGGCGGCGGCACCACCGAGGTCGCGGTGATCTCGCTCGGCGGCATCGTCACGGCCCAGTCGATCCGGGTGGCCGGCGACGAGCTCGACAACGCGATCGTGCAGCACATCAAGAAGGAGTACTCGCTCCTGCTCGGTGAGCGCAGCGCCGAGCAGATCAAGATGAGCATCGGCTCCGCCTTCGCGCTGGAGGGCGAGAAGGACGAGCACGCCGAGATCCGCGGCCGGGACCTGGTCAGCGGCCTGCCCAAGACCGTGGTGATCTCCGCGGCCGAGGTGCGCGAGGCCATCGACGAGCCGGTGAACTCCATCATCGACGCCGTCAAGACCACCCTGGACCAGTGCCCGCCGGAGCTCGCCGGCGACGTGATGGACCGTGGCATCGTGCTGACCGGCGGCGGCGCCCTGCTGCGCGGCCTGGACGAGCGGCTGCGCCGGGAGACCGGCATGCCGATCCACATCGCCGAGAACCCGCTCGACTCGGTCGCGCTCGGCTCCGGCAAGTGCGTCGAGGAGTTCGAGGCGCTCCAGCAGGTGCTGGACGCCCAGCCGCGGCGCTGAGCAACCGCACACCGTACTCCGGCGGTCCCCGCACAGGGACGGCCGACCAACTGAAGGGCCCTCACCCGCCCACAGCCCGGTGGGGGCCGGCACCAGGACTCGGACGAAGGGGCAGCTCCAGCACCGTGAGGGACACACGAGAGAGCCGCTTGTTGCTCATCCTGCTGGTGGCTGTCGCCTTCGCCCTGATCACCGTGGACATCAAGGGCGGCGAGAGCTCCCCGCTCGGCGGTGCCCGGCGGGCCGCCGCGGGTCTCCTCGGACCGGTCGAGCGGGGCGCCGCCTCGGCGGTCGACCCGGTCGCGGACACCGTCCGCGCGTTCCGCGAGGCCGCCACCCACAACGGCCGGATCGACCAGCTCAACCAGGACAACACCGAGCTGCGGCAGAAGCTGGCCTCCTCCGACGCCGCCGCCGGGCGCACCAAGCAGCTCGACGACATGCTCAGGACGGCCGGCGCCGGCGGCTACACCGTCAAGGCCGCCCAGGTGATCGCGATCGGCCCCGCCCAGGGCTTCTCCTGGACCATCACCGTCGACGCCGGCAGCGACGACGGACTGACCCGCGACATGACCGTCATCAACGGCCAGGGCCTGGTCGGCCGGATCACCACGGTCGCGCCGACCACCGCCACCGTGCTGCTCGCCTCCGACCCCGGCTTCAGCGCCGGCGCCCGGCTGGAGGGCAGCGGCGAGATCGGCTTCGCCTCCGGCCAGGGCACCGGGCCGATGAAGGTCTCGCTGCTCAACGGCCGGGCCCAGGTCAAGGAGGGCGACCGGATGGTCACCTTCGGGTCGCAGAGCGGGCGCCCCTTCGTGCCCGGCGTGCCGATCGGCAAGGTGGTGGAGGTCGAGGCGACCCCCGGCCAGCTCACCAAGACCGTCATGGTCGAGCCGTACGTGCAGTTCACCCGGCTCGACCTGGTCGGCGTGGTGGTGGTGCCGCCGCGTACCGACCCCCGCGACGCCGTCCTGCCGCCGGCCGGTGCCCCGGCCGCCCAGGCCCCCGCCGCGCCCGCGGCCCCGGCGGCCGCCGCTCCGCCCGCCAGTCCCACAGGGGGGAACTGACCCATGCGTCTCACCCGGATCCCGGTCTCCGCCGTCCTGATCCTGCTCGGCCTCGTCCTCCAGGTCAGCGTCCTCGGCCGGCTCCAACTGCCCGGTGCCACCCCCGACGTCCTGCTGCTCGTCGTGATCGGCCTCGCCATGGTCTACGGGCCGACCGGCGGCTGCCTGGTCGGCTTCGCGGCCGGCCTGCTGGCCGACCTCGCCCCGCCGTCCGACCACGCGATCGGCCGCTACGCGCTCGTCCTGTGCCTGATGGGGTACGCCGCCGGACTGCTCCGCGGTGAGCACGGCCGCCAGCGCTCGGTGGGTGGCGCGCTGCTCGTGGTCGCCGGCGCCGCGGCGGTCTCCACCCTGCTGTACGCGATGGTCGGCGCCCTGGTCGGCGACACCGCCGCCCGGCACGTCGGCCTGGCCGGCCTGGTGATCAGCGCCCTGCTGTACGACCTGCTGCTGGCGCCGTTCGTGGTGCCGGTGGTGATGCTGGTCGCCCGGCGCTTCGAGCACGACCCGGTGGCCGCCGCGAACGGCGACAGCGCCGGCAGCGGCGGGAACCTGGGCACCCTGGCCCGCTACCGCACCACCCGGGAGGCCTCGGCCGGCCCCGGGTACGGCCGGAAGAAGCGCGGCCTGGGCCTGGCCAAGCGCCCGTAGCGCCCCCGCGCGGGAGCCCGCAGGGCTCCTCGAACCACCGCCCGAACCCTCGCCCTCTGGAGCGCACGCGACGTGAGCAACATCCCCGAGACCGGACGAACCCGGCGGGTGACGATCCGTCTGGTGGTCCTGCAGATCCTGGTGTTGTCCCTGCTGGCGACGCTCGGCGGGCGGCTCTGGTACCTGCAGATCCGCAGCGCCAGCGAGTACACCGCCAAGGCGACCGGCAACCACATCCGCGAGGTGGTCGAACCGGCCGTCCGCGGCGAGATCCTGGACGCCTCCGGCCGCATCCTGGCCGCCAACGAGGCCCGCCTGGTGGTCTCGGTCAGCCGCACCTCGCTGCTCCAGCAGAAGGACGGCGGCAAGGGCGTGCTGGGCCGGCTCGCCGAGGTGCTCGGGATGCCCGCCAAGGACCTCCAGGAGAAGGTCCGGCTGTGCGACGCCAAGACGCCGCAGCCCTGCTGGAACGGATCGCCCTACCAGCCGATCCCGGTCACCAAGGAGGCCACCACCCAGCAGGCGATGCAGATAATGGAACGCCGCGAGGACTTCCCCGGGGTGACCGCCCAGCCCACCGCCGTACGCCGCTACACCGGTGTCGAGGGCGCCAACGCCGCCCAGGTGCTCGGCTACCTCTCCCCGGTCACCGACGACGAGGTCACCAAGAGCGCCGGGAAGACCGGCGCGGAACGCTACCTGCCGGCCGACCAGATCGGCCGGGCCGGGCTGGAGTCGGTGTACGACAGCGACCTGCGCGGCACCGCCGGCGTCACCAGCCTGGAGGTCGACAACCTCGGCCGGGTGATCGGCACCGCCGGCACCGTCGAGGCGCAGCCCGGGAACAACCTGGTCACCAGCATCGACGCCCGGGTCCAGAAGGTCACCGAGGACAACCTGCTGCAGGCCATGGCGGACGCCCGCAAGACCGTCGACAAGGTCACCAACCGCAACTACGAGGCCGACTCCGGGGCCGCCGTCGTGATGGACGTGCACACCGGCCGGATCGTGGCGATGGCCAGCGCGCCGAGCTACGACCCCAACCTCTGGGCGGGCGGCATCTCCGGCAAGGACTACCAGGCGCTGACCAGCAAGGAGTCCAACTTCCCGCTGCTCAACCGGGCCATACAGGGTCAGTCCGCACCCGGCTCCACCTTCAAGGTGATCTCCACCACCGCCGCCGTGCAGGCCGGCTACTCGCTCGACGGGACGTACCCCTGCCCGACGAGCCTGACCATCGGCGGCCGCGAGTTCAAGAACTTCGAGGCCGAGAGCTTCGGGTCGATCTCGCTGGAGAAGGCGCTGGAGATCTCCTGCGACACGGTCTTCTACGGCCTGGCCTACGACCAGTGGATGAAGGACGGCGGCATCAAGCCGAAGAAGGACCCGGGCGACTGGTTCTACAAGACCGCCCACCAGTTCGGCCTGGGCGCCAAG
The sequence above is a segment of the Kitasatospora sp. NBC_00240 genome. Coding sequences within it:
- a CDS encoding folylpolyglutamate synthase/dihydrofolate synthase family protein translates to MRPDGAEPADALRDVEQELAKRWPENKLEPSLDRIEALMDILGQPQRAFPSIHITGTNGKTSTARMVEQLLNTFELRTGRYTSPHVESVTERISLDGSPISVERFVETYRDIEPYVRMVDEGQPVAMSFFEVLTGMAYAAFADTPVDVAVVEVGMGGSWDATNVIDAAVSVITPISLDHTDKLGSTTGEIAVEKSGIVKPGAIAVVAQQPLDAARTILERAVEVDATVAREGMEFGVRHREVAIGGQLITLRGLGGEDYEDIFIPLHGEHQAQNASLALAAVEAFFGVGGARGGKLDVDKVRQAFSGVSSPGRLEVVRRSPTILLDAAHNPAGAEATVAAISESFGFTKLVGVIGTSGDKDVSGLLSAFEPLLSEVVVTQNSTHRRMPVDELAAVAVEIFGEDRVQVEPRLDEAIDAAVTLAEEEGDLGGCGVLVTGSVITVGEARLLLGRK
- a CDS encoding DUF4233 domain-containing protein, with amino-acid sequence MRTLCSSTLIGEVLLIMFAGLVATRLTDVSGATVWTVSAVAMVLCVLLCGMITRPGAVAVGWGLQIGLIASGFLLPTMFGLGLVFAGLWWCSVHYGRKIDEIKAAREAQSAQPAVVA
- the ndk gene encoding nucleoside-diphosphate kinase, producing MSQRTLVLLKPDAVKRGLAGEIISRIERKAGWQLAAVELRTFDRATLEQHYAEHVGRPFYEPLLDFMTSGPSIALIVEGENVVPGIRALAGATDPLQAGPGTIRGDFATITRENLIHASDSETSAEREIKIFFPSHA
- a CDS encoding rod shape-determining protein produces the protein MSFIGRDMAIDLGTANTLVYVRGKGIVLNEPSVVAVNTNTGGILAVGSEAKKMIGRTPGNIVAIRPLKDGVIADFEITERMLRYFILKIHRRRYLARPRVVVCVPSGITGVERRAVIEASSQAGARQVHIIEEPMAAAIGAGLPVHEATGNMVVDIGGGTTEVAVISLGGIVTAQSIRVAGDELDNAIVQHIKKEYSLLLGERSAEQIKMSIGSAFALEGEKDEHAEIRGRDLVSGLPKTVVISAAEVREAIDEPVNSIIDAVKTTLDQCPPELAGDVMDRGIVLTGGGALLRGLDERLRRETGMPIHIAENPLDSVALGSGKCVEEFEALQQVLDAQPRR
- the mreC gene encoding rod shape-determining protein MreC; this encodes MRDTRESRLLLILLVAVAFALITVDIKGGESSPLGGARRAAAGLLGPVERGAASAVDPVADTVRAFREAATHNGRIDQLNQDNTELRQKLASSDAAAGRTKQLDDMLRTAGAGGYTVKAAQVIAIGPAQGFSWTITVDAGSDDGLTRDMTVINGQGLVGRITTVAPTTATVLLASDPGFSAGARLEGSGEIGFASGQGTGPMKVSLLNGRAQVKEGDRMVTFGSQSGRPFVPGVPIGKVVEVEATPGQLTKTVMVEPYVQFTRLDLVGVVVVPPRTDPRDAVLPPAGAPAAQAPAAPAAPAAAAPPASPTGGN
- the mreD gene encoding rod shape-determining protein MreD, which translates into the protein MRLTRIPVSAVLILLGLVLQVSVLGRLQLPGATPDVLLLVVIGLAMVYGPTGGCLVGFAAGLLADLAPPSDHAIGRYALVLCLMGYAAGLLRGEHGRQRSVGGALLVVAGAAAVSTLLYAMVGALVGDTAARHVGLAGLVISALLYDLLLAPFVVPVVMLVARRFEHDPVAAANGDSAGSGGNLGTLARYRTTREASAGPGYGRKKRGLGLAKRP
- the mrdA gene encoding penicillin-binding protein 2 — its product is MSNIPETGRTRRVTIRLVVLQILVLSLLATLGGRLWYLQIRSASEYTAKATGNHIREVVEPAVRGEILDASGRILAANEARLVVSVSRTSLLQQKDGGKGVLGRLAEVLGMPAKDLQEKVRLCDAKTPQPCWNGSPYQPIPVTKEATTQQAMQIMERREDFPGVTAQPTAVRRYTGVEGANAAQVLGYLSPVTDDEVTKSAGKTGAERYLPADQIGRAGLESVYDSDLRGTAGVTSLEVDNLGRVIGTAGTVEAQPGNNLVTSIDARVQKVTEDNLLQAMADARKTVDKVTNRNYEADSGAAVVMDVHTGRIVAMASAPSYDPNLWAGGISGKDYQALTSKESNFPLLNRAIQGQSAPGSTFKVISTTAAVQAGYSLDGTYPCPTSLTIGGREFKNFEAESFGSISLEKALEISCDTVFYGLAYDQWMKDGGIKPKKDPGDWFYKTAHQFGLGAKTGIDLPAEVPGRVPDRQWKQSFFDNNKDAWCAQAAKGGNSYSDQIAKENCVDGYVMRAGDSVNYAIGQGDTLVTPIQMARIYSALANGGTLYRPTIGKAVMSPGGDLVREIAPHEDGRIPGDQKLLSYINQATAGVVTTGTAAWKFTSVGWPQNKIELHAKTGTAEVEGKQTTSWLTTYSADYAVVMTISQGGTGSGGSGDAIRRIYQALYGVDDKGNIDSGKALLAKPQAELPKFGPDGTAIVKPAAYQYDRPAFLDPAQPTGGPAYWTTAGPALEPTRSTWNGSSGRGR